One window of the Haloarcula halobia genome contains the following:
- a CDS encoding 5-formyltetrahydrofolate cyclo-ligase, with amino-acid sequence MEKAAIREQVWDALEASGAARFPFPPHGRIPNFAGADDAAARLADTDAWRAAETVKANPDAPQLPVRRAALRAGKTVYMAVPRLREAECFYELDPGRLDDVAAAPTVSHVADHARQVGPGAVGAVDLVLSGSVAVTEDGARVGKGEGYSDLEFAVLRELDLVDGDTTVATTVHELQVADGPESALGTAAVDVPVDAHDVPMDLVVTSDRTVETATPYDRPAGVDWAALSAERIEAMPVLADRAPD; translated from the coding sequence ATGGAGAAAGCGGCCATCCGCGAACAGGTGTGGGACGCGCTCGAGGCGTCGGGTGCGGCGCGGTTCCCGTTCCCGCCCCACGGTCGTATCCCCAACTTCGCCGGGGCCGACGACGCGGCCGCCCGACTTGCCGACACCGACGCCTGGCGGGCCGCGGAGACGGTGAAGGCCAACCCCGACGCCCCGCAGCTCCCGGTCCGCCGGGCCGCACTCCGGGCGGGCAAGACCGTCTACATGGCGGTGCCCCGACTCCGCGAGGCGGAGTGCTTCTACGAACTCGACCCCGGGCGATTGGACGACGTCGCGGCCGCGCCGACCGTCTCGCACGTGGCCGACCACGCCCGCCAGGTCGGACCCGGGGCCGTCGGAGCCGTCGACCTCGTCCTCTCGGGGTCGGTGGCGGTCACCGAGGATGGTGCGCGGGTCGGCAAGGGTGAGGGCTACAGCGACCTCGAGTTCGCCGTCCTCCGGGAACTTGACCTGGTCGACGGGGACACGACGGTCGCGACGACGGTCCACGAGCTGCAGGTGGCCGACGGCCCCGAGAGCGCGCTCGGTACGGCCGCCGTCGACGTGCCCGTCGACGCCCACGACGTGCCGATGGACCTGGTGGTGACGTCCGACCGGACCGTCGAGACGGCGACGCCCTACGACCGGCCGGCAGGGGTCGACTGGGCGGCGCTCTCCGCGGAGCGCATCGAGGCGATGCCGGTGCTTGCCGACCGGGCGCCGGACTGA